A region from the Nocardioides coralli genome encodes:
- a CDS encoding zf-TFIIB domain-containing protein, with protein MDELTCPRCDSAMVSRPLGTGQVSQCPDGHGVFLERAELGNLIEAENDWHRNASQSTAPLPRITADMTAPPASRTPARAWVETLFR; from the coding sequence ATGGACGAGTTGACCTGCCCCCGCTGCGACTCCGCCATGGTGAGCCGACCCCTCGGGACCGGTCAGGTGAGCCAGTGCCCCGACGGGCACGGCGTCTTCCTCGAGCGTGCCGAGCTCGGCAACCTCATCGAGGCCGAGAACGACTGGCACCGCAACGCCAGCCAGTCGACGGCTCCGTTGCCCAGGATCACCGCCGACATGACGGCGCCGCCCGCCTCGCGCACCCCTGCCCGGGCCTGGGTGGAGACGCTGTTCCGGTAG